A genomic region of Haemorhous mexicanus isolate bHaeMex1 chromosome 14, bHaeMex1.pri, whole genome shotgun sequence contains the following coding sequences:
- the CLDN2 gene encoding claudin-2 has protein sequence MVSMGLQLLGYTVAFLGYIGTLTATLLPSWKTSSYIGSSIVTAVSFTKGLWMECATYSTGITQCDIYSSLLNLPADIQAAQALMVSSCAVSSLACLLSVFGMRCTVFSQGSPGKDRVAVAGGAVFVLGGLLCFIPLVWNIHVVLRDFRNPVIPDSMKFELGEALYLGIISSLLSLVGGFILCTSCPPRDTTTAYSSAYQPQLLARKSPQPSVSQVQKTKNEVNSYNLTGYV, from the coding sequence ATGGTGTCCATggggctccagctgctgggctACACCGTGGCCTTCCTGGGCTATATCGGCACGCTGACGGCCACGCTGCTACCCAGCTGGAAGACCAGCTCCTACATCGGCTCCAGCATCGTGACAGCCGTCAGCTTCACCAAGGGGCTGTGGATGGAGTGCGCCACGTACAGCACGGGCATCACCCAGTGCGACATCTACAGCTCCCTGCTCAACCTGCCCGCCGACATCCAGGCGGCCCAAGCGCTCATGGTGAGCTCCTGTGCCGTGTCCTCGCTGGCCTGCCTGCTCTCTGTCTTCGGCATGAGGTGCACCGTCTTCAGCCAGGGCTCGCCGGGCAAGGACCGCGTGGCGGTGGCGGGCGGCGCGGTCTTCGTCCTCGGGGGGCTGCTGTGCTTCATCCCGCTGGTGTGGAACATCCACGTGGTGCTGCGGGATTTCCGCAACCCCGTCATCCCCGACAGCATGAAGTTCGAGCTCGGGGAGGCTCTTTACCTCGGCAtcatctcctccctcctctccctcgtCGGCGGCTTCATCCTCtgcacctcctgccctccccgGGACACCACGACCGCCTACTCCAGCGCCtaccagccccagctgctggcgAGAAAAAGCCCCCAGCCCTCTGTCAGCCAGGTGCAGAAGACCAAGAATGAAGTCAATTCCTACAACCTGACAGGATACGTGTAG
- the RIPPLY1 gene encoding protein ripply1, protein MQAAACCLTAHGLRVPVASACPPPGLEQGARALPLWRPWLPRAQEGPVPRQEEMDAAQARAAEGHGGPSKALAFFQHPVRLLWPKSKAFDHLYSVGEKLLENFPVQATLFFYEDSSSEEEEDEEEEEEREDEEVEATGDVTAGHPRNAGSLGPSGPA, encoded by the exons ATGCAAGCTGCTGCCTGTTGCCTGACTGCCCACGGGCTCCGGGTGCCGGTGGCCAGTGCCTGCCCACCCCCGGGGCTGGAGCAAGGGGCAAG AGCCCTTCCTCTCTGGAGACCGTGGCTGCCCCGAGCCCAGGAGGGACCCGTGCCGCGGCAGGAGGAGATGGACGCT GCTCAGGCTCGGGCAGCGGAGGGGCACGGCGGTCCCAGCAAAGCGCTGGCGTTCTTCCAACACCCGGTCAG GCTCCTCTGGCCCAAGTCCAAGGCCTTTGACCACCTGTACAGCGTgggggagaagctgctggaaaacTTCCCGGTGCAGGCCACCCTCTTCTTTTATGAGGACTCGAgcagcgaggaggaggaggacgaggaggaagaagaagagaggGAGGATGAAGAGGTGGAGGCGACAGGGGATGTGACCGCGGGACACCCGCGGAATGCTGGCAGCCTCGGCCCCAGCGGGCCGGCGTGA